GTTTTCTCTAGCCAACAGGAACTTGACCTTGAACTCTTTGATTATGTAAACTGGTTCAACAATGTTCGCATACACGGATCACTGGACTATCTAACACCGAATGAGTACAAGCTAATGCACCTTTAAAAATTTGTCCAATTTAGTGTTGACATACCAGCTAATTCCCCTCGGGGAGTTGAAAGGGCTCTTGCTGGGCGCAACTTCCGTAACTGCAGGGATAGTCTAAACAAAGCTAATTCCCCTCGGGGAGTTGAAAGTTGCACCTGGGGTTGTGGGTTCAGAAGTGTGTGCGAGGTCTAAACAAAGCTAATTCCCCTCGGGGAGTTGAAAGTCAGGAATCCGGGCTGGTAGTATCCGGCAGCTTCCGTCTAAACAAAGCTAATTCCCCTCGGTGCACAACTGAATAGTTCTATCTTCTAACCCCGATCAATGGCATCGGGGTAATTTAGTGCATCTTTCCTACAAATACGGTTTGAAAAACAGCTCTTTCGACAATATTCTCTAAATTATGGAAGGATTTCTACGTTAATTATCGAAACTTTTAAGAAGTATAAATGTAAGATTCTATGAAAAGGAGGAGGTGCTGGTTTGGGGAAAAGTGGTAAGCCAAGGAGAGAAACTTTCAAGTGTGAAATCTTGACTCCAATGTTTTGCGGGGGAGCAGATCCCCAAAAGGCAGAGCTAAGGGCATCATCAGTCAAAGGGGTGCTGAGATTCTGGTGGCGAGCTCTACACGGCCATCTGCCATTATCGGAGCTACGCAAACAAGAGGGGCAGATTTTCGGGAGCACAGAAGGGATTGGAAAAAGCAAAGTGCTCTTGAGCGTCGAGGCTGATTTACAGCCTTGCACTGATCCATTCCCGAAACATAACATTCGGGTAACTAGTAAAAGTAAAACGTTTCCAGTCAATATCTTAGATTACCTTTGTTATGGGACTTACACATGGAATCGAGAGAAAAGAACCAATGAGTTTGTAAAATCGTACCTGAAACAGGGTGAATGGTTTAAGCTTCACATTGTTTATCCGGACACTTGTGAGAAGCAAATTTTAGACGCCTTATACATGCTAGTGAACTTTGGTGGACTTGGCGCTTGTTCGCGTAACGGGTTTGGCTCGGCACATATCAATGATCCTCGGCTCTCTATCGAACCGGTGAACTTCTTGAAACAATTAAACTCGCCGGCTAGCCCAGTAGATTATTCGGCTTTGTCTAGTGGACTAAGATTGTTCCGCACAAGGAAGTTGCATGGAACTTGGGATTCGGCGCTAGCTGAATTAGGCATTGCCTATCGGGTTGCTAGGGGTAGTTTGGAGCCAAAGCATGAGTTTAAGCGCCGGAAGTATGTCGCCTCTCCTTTAATTGCCGAAAAGAAAACCCATTCTGATATCGCCAGACGGGCCAAGCCATACTTTATGCATGTTGCGCGTGTTGGAGACGAGTTTGAGGGGCGGATACTGTATCTGCCTGCTGCCTTCTGTGCAGGGCTAAGTAAAGATAGTAAGAACAACATCATTGATCAGAATAAACACAATGAGATGAACAAAGAGTTCGCCAGCGTTTGCGCCGACATGAATAACCAGCTTGCCGATAAGTTGGAGGTGGTATTGTGAGCATGAAGACCCTTCATTTCGCTTTAGGTCCCGTGCAGGGATTTGTTGCTCAGGCCAGGCGCACCCGGGACTTTTGGGTCGGTTCTTTTTTGCTATCTTGGTTGTCAGGACAAGCAATGTATGAAGTGCAACAGGGCGCCGGAACAATTATATTTCCTGCAATTCAAGGTGATCCGCTGCTACGAGCAATTGAGGCTACAAAAAGTAACAAGCCCGCTGACATTCCCGCGGTTGCAACTTTGCCCAATCGGTTCATGGCCGAAGT
This Bacillota bacterium DNA region includes the following protein-coding sequences:
- the cmr1 gene encoding type III-B CRISPR module RAMP protein Cmr1; this translates as MGKSGKPRRETFKCEILTPMFCGGADPQKAELRASSVKGVLRFWWRALHGHLPLSELRKQEGQIFGSTEGIGKSKVLLSVEADLQPCTDPFPKHNIRVTSKSKTFPVNILDYLCYGTYTWNREKRTNEFVKSYLKQGEWFKLHIVYPDTCEKQILDALYMLVNFGGLGACSRNGFGSAHINDPRLSIEPVNFLKQLNSPASPVDYSALSSGLRLFRTRKLHGTWDSALAELGIAYRVARGSLEPKHEFKRRKYVASPLIAEKKTHSDIARRAKPYFMHVARVGDEFEGRILYLPAAFCAGLSKDSKNNIIDQNKHNEMNKEFASVCADMNNQLADKLEVVL
- a CDS encoding IS3 family transposase, encoding VFSSQQELDLELFDYVNWFNNVRIHGSLDYLTPNEYKLMHL